A portion of the Bactrocera neohumeralis isolate Rockhampton chromosome 2, APGP_CSIRO_Bneo_wtdbg2-racon-allhic-juicebox.fasta_v2, whole genome shotgun sequence genome contains these proteins:
- the LOC126757925 gene encoding uncharacterized protein LOC126757925: protein MSDAANGESKFGFKDKEKAEETLQLLESHDMQYRKLTVRGLLGRAKRVLTMTKAEEKVKNINSAIEVFEKWLEENGGGAANKNAKTDKEDKVETVPGLGFKDKAAAEATLRILQDRDPDYQKLAIKGLIGSSKRVLSGTKNEDKIKSIQEGVKILEDFLEKFETENLIKNNRAYLAYSVIEQLPEAKDELAAEFVKAYGGPKAKGNYKHLRTMYPADDDSTSWDIIRNRNIAKLMEKLKAEEAKLFDAESGEPTEIHLELIHWAYSPQPDKVKSYLEKSSKKKAEKRKVERNDSSSSDEDDSEDDDEDNGETPEKKKKTE, encoded by the exons ATGTCGGACGCGGCAAATGGTGAGTCAAAGTTCGGTTTCAAGGACAAGGAGAAGGCGGAGGAGACTTTGCAATTGTTAGAAAGTCATGATATGCAGTATCGGAAACTAACAGTGCGAGGATTACTGGGACGAGCAAAACGTGTCCTTACCA TGACCAAGGCTGAGGAGAAGGTCAAGAATATCAATTCAGCAATAGAAGTCTTCGAGAAATGGCTGGAGGAGAATGGCGGCGGTGCTGCTAATAAAAACGCCAAAACCGACAAGGAAGACAAAGTCGAAACCGTACCTGGCTTAGGATTTAAGGACAAGGCAGCAGCGGAAGCCACACTAAG GATACTTCAAGATCGTGATCCTGATTATCAGAAATTGGCAATTAAAGGCTTAATTGGCAGTTCAAAGCGCGTGCTCTCCGGTACCAAAAATGAAGATAAAATCAAGTCTATTCAAGAAGGTGTCAAGATACTAGAAGATTTCTTAGAAAAGTttgaaacagaaaatttgattaaaaataatcgagCCTACCTCGCATACTCTGTTATTGAACAGTTACCCGAAGCGAAAGATGAGCTAGCAGCAGAATTTGTTAAAGCCTATGGCGGACCCAAAGCCAAGGGCAATTACAAGCATCTACGCACTATGTACCCCGCAGATGATGACTCGACGTCATGGGATATTATACGCAATCGGAACATTGCGAAGTTAATGGAAAAATTGAAGGCTGAGGAAGCGAAATTATTTGATGCTGAAAGTGGTGAGCCGACAGAAATTCATCTCGAACTGATACATTGGGCTTACAGTCCACAGCCAGACAAAGTGAAGTCGTATTTGGAGAAAAGCTCCAAGAAAAAGGCTGAGAAACGTAAAGTTGAACGAAATGATAGCTCCAGCTCTGATGAAGATGATAGTGAGGACGATGACGAAGATAATGGTGAAACAccggaaaagaagaagaagacggaATAA
- the LOC126755132 gene encoding protein polybromo-1 — protein sequence MMSRKRRASSISSKQDEDPLQMDDSTPEQSPVLQTSVRKKRRPDPSELCQQLYDSIRSIKKEDGASLCDTFIRAPKRRQEPSYYDIVTNPIDLLKIQQKLKTDSYDDIDDLMQDFELLVKNAKAFYKSDTVEHQDAQSLWQYILMNKHRILDSNGIVEDEPKTKRLCRNPRRLTGSTSNNGSVEVDNEPTRLDEDINPYEELFAVVMNAVDATMNDRPLHRMFLLLPSKKMYPDYYDVIEHPIDLRLIATKIQMNAYSNLVEMERDLLQMTKNACQFNEPGSQIYKDAKTLKRLFTQRRMEIDSGKIKPSRRVKTLSSAAISAMKEEVDSSDDEETSKKGEGPMWALFDHLYNAPGSSEHPGATGPPLGTSLWKLPVRRFHPEYFELIKYPISMCQIHTKLKKGDYANISDLTADLCLMLDNAKKAFPSTHRTHKDAVKMLKIMNTKLVEESLEPETSDMDDDGDIDGDAEDTLLNNRDTPREKKKGRPRINSNNTSAPNTPISNSPKASRIPINAVIKKKILSIQRYLVDFTIGNRKPIDLFMEKPPRKIYPDYYDIIQNPIDMNTIEHNIRCDKYATVEDVVADYRLMFSNCRQYNEEGSTIYEDANNLERALNEKLREFPGLADIKKPPQKLGKPSGRRKTVVVDKLWQFYETIREYQEPKGKRQLSLIFTKLPSKNEYPDYYDIIKEPIDMERIAQKLKQASYESVDELAADFLLMLENACKYNEPDSQIYKDALVLQQLTLQLKQSLRNEQSSTPDVSLAVQELFLSLFTQLYNHQDEAGRCYSDSLAEVPEYDEIADGNGKMSKIRGISLDLIKRRLDKLTYKRLDVFQEDIFSCLERARRLSRTDSDVFQDSIELQLFFIKKRDELCKDTFSSPALLYTVENLLAEVEVMRQQKVAQEDQDQEDKDDLDTAAMQGESMTINQKVFSPGDFVYFQLPENKIPSIAYIERLWTTADNVKWMHGSVFLRPHETYHVTTRKFLEMEVFKSSVSQTIPMDKVLGKCYIMHIKDYIKMRPEGYADKDVFVCESRYNGRARCFKKFKIWPFVRENDPVRFVPRDEPLELKRVMSVFKERIEKHKGELEELKLQETLVEKEKPNVICDTLPINSEPNSVYYQQFNTICSGAVKIGDFVYVATQSGKQSIAQIHQIWESGSKSYFKGPWLLTPSEIVSPSNKQYYRQELLLSTVEDISPLIAIVGRCAVLEYIDYISSRPTEIPECDVYICESVYDELRKSLRKLNTPGGLRKFQHSPEVTQDEIFHFKTHLKPIRDVKGAEAQENLALMEDSLDGNPPSVSSDIAAISSPAPSVSSTPISSKVKNKTTKKSLTGYILYSSEVRKGISQSNPDASFGDISRMVGTEWKNLPASVKQSWEDRASRLNEESAARREIDESLNCAGGAVSGSPGPNDQQNGHIYECLWDKCDYQFEDAVDCMEHCIQDGTGHIQRTAMQGNDTEFTCLWRGCIRMKKNMQAFPSLLRLIKHVREVHLSKGGKILLPNERSKNFVPRKNQKTTQVIQLNTQSHQVQQAVMSPRGGTVNGVENGAASQYPMQGLGPPPEPMFVTVPPRPQRVLHSEAYIKYIENLQNTSSAPQKPTWKTAVKMATPSNVTTKPGTALPTNWLGRYAEGNTEDVVTALCHLRNFMMDDALQIQRGCY from the exons ATGATGAGTCGTAAAAGACGAGCTAGTTCTATTTCTAGTAAGCAGGATGAGGATCCCTTACAAATGGATGATTCAACCCCGGAGCAATCTCCAGTTCTACAAACTTCCGTACGCAAAAAACGTCGGCCAGACCCAAGTGAATtgtgccagcagctgtacgATTCAATACGAAGCATTAAAAAAGAAGATGGCGCTTCATTGTGCGACACATTTATACGTGCACCAAAAAGACGCCAGGAGCCCTCTTATTACGACATAGTAACGAATCCTATTGATTTACTGAAAATTCAACAGAAATTAAAGACAGATTCTTACGACGATATAGATGATTTGATGCAAGATTTCGAACTTCTGGTGAAGAATGCGAAAGCATTCTACAAGTCGGACACTGTTGAGCATCAGGATGCCCAATCACTTTGGCAGTATATTCTGATGAATAAACATAGAATATTGGATTCAAATGGTATAGTTGAAGATGAACCAAAAACGAAACGTCTCTGCCGCAATCCTAGACGGTTGACTGGATCCACCAGTAACAATGGTTCAGTCGAAGTAGATAACGAACCAACACGACTCGATGAGGATATAAATCCCTACGAAGAACTTTTTGCCGTTGTtatgaacgcagtggacgctaCCATGAATGATCGACCGCTTCATCGGATGTTTCTTTTATTGCcttctaaaaaaatgtatccTGATTATTATGATGTCATTGAACACCCAATAGATTTAAGATTAATAGCTactaaaattcaaatgaatGCTTATTCGAACCTTGTTGAAATGGAACGCGATCTTTTACAAATGACAAAGAATGCTTGTCAATTTAATGAGCCCGGTTCACAAATCTATAAGGATGCAAAAACTCTAAAACGTCTTTTCACGCAAAGACGCATGGAAATTGATAGTGGTAAAATTAAACCATCACGTCGCGTCAAAACTTTATCAAGTGCTGCAATTTCGG cTATGAAGGAAGAAGTTGATAGTTCTGATGATGAAGAAACAAGCAAAAAAGGTGAAGGACCGATGTGGGCACtttttgatcatttatataatgcACCTGGTTCTTCGGAGCATCCTGGAGCAACAGGTCCTCCATTGGGTACGTCATTATGGAAATTGCCGGTACGTCGTTTTCATCCAGAGTACTTTGAACTCATTAAATATCCGATATCAATGTGTCAAATACATACTAAACTGAAAAAAGGAGATTACGCAAACATCAGCGATCTTACCGCTGATCTCTGTCTTATGTTAGACAATGCAAAAAAAGCATTTCCATCAACACATCGTACGCACAAGGATGCCGTGAAGatgttaaaaataatgaatacaaaGTTAGTTGAAGAGTCGTTGGAACCGGAAACTAGCGACATGGATGATGACGGTGATATTGATGGAGATGCGGAGGATACATTGTTAAACAATCGTGATACACCACGTGAAAAGAAAAAAGGGCGTCCGCGTATTAATTCTAATAATACAAGTGCGCCCAATACACCTATCAGTAATTCACCAAAGGCAAGTAGGATTCCGATAAACGCCgtcataaagaaaaaaattttgagcatACAAAGGTATTTGGTTGATTTTACTATTGGAAATCGAAAGCCCATTGACTTGTTTATGGAGAAACCACCTAGAAAAATTTATCCCGACTACTATGACATTATACAAAATCCCATTGACATGAATACAATTGAACACAACATACGTTGTGATAAATATGCCACAGTAGAAGATGTAGTTGCAGATTATCGACTTATGTTTTCGAATTGTAGACAATATAATGAAGAGGGATCCACAATTTATGAAGATGCGAATAATTTGGAAAGAGCATTGAATGAAAAACTACGAGAATTCCCTGGTTTAGCAGACATTAAAAAACCGCCACAAAAATTGGGTAAACCCAGTGGTCGTAGAAagactgttgttgttgataaatTGTGGCAATTTTATGAGACCATACGAGAATATCAAGAACCAAAAGGCAAGCGACAACTGTCTTTAATATTTACAAAGCTTCCATCAAAAAATGAGTATCCAGATTACTATGACATTATTAAGGAACCAATCGATATGGAGCGTATAGCGCAAAAGTTAAAGCAAGCTAGTTACGAGAGCGTAGATGAGTTGGCGGCTGACTTTTTATTGATGCTTGAAAATGCTTGCAAGTATAATGAACCAGATTCACAGATATACAAGGACGCCCTTGTATTACAGCAATTGACACTCCAATTAAAACAAAGCTTAAGAAATGAGCAATCATCCACACCAGATGTATCACTAGCTGTACAAGAATTGTTTCTGAGTTTGTTTACTCAGTTATACAATCACCAAGATGAGGCAGGAAGATGCTATTCTGACTCTTTAGCTGAAGTGCCGGAGTATGATGAAATTGCTGATGGTAACGGTAAAATGAGTAAAATTCGAGGTATCTCTCTGGATTTGATAAAACGCCGTTTAGATAAGCTGACATATAAGCGGTTAGATGTTTTTcaagaagatattttttcatGTCTCGAAAGAGCTCGACGTTTATCCCGAACGGATTCCGACGTATTCCAGGATTCAATTGAACTCCAGTTGTTCTTCATTAAAAAGCGTGATGAATTGTGCAAAGATACATTCAGTTCACCAGCACTACTCTACACTGTAGAAAATTTACTTGCGGAGGTAGAAGTAATGCGTCAACAGAAAGTTGCACAAGAAGATCAAGACCAGGAAGACAAGGACGATTTGGATACGGCTGCAATGCAAGGTGAAAGTATGACCATAAATCAGAAAGTATTTTCGCCTGGAGACTTTGTGTACTTTCAACTACCGGAGAACAAAATTCCCAGCATTGCATACATTGAGCGCCTTTGGACAACAGCAGATAATGTGAAGTGGATGCATGGATCAGTTTTCTTGCGGCCACATGAAACATACCATGTTACAACGCGAAAATTTCTCGAAATGGAGGTATTTAAAAGCAGTGTTTCTCAGACGATTCCAATGGACAAGGTACTTGGCAAGTGTTATATAATGCACATCAAAGATTATATTAAAATGCGTCCAGAAGGTTATGCCGATAAGGATGTATTTGTTTGTGAATCAAGATATAATGGTCGCGCACGTTGTTTCAAGAAATTCAAAATATGGCCTTTTGTACGTGAGAACGATCCCGTTCGTTTTGTTCCCAGAGATGAGCCATTAGAGCTGAAACGAGTTATGTCGGTATTTAAAGAACGCATTGAGAAGCACAAAGGTGAATTGGAAGAGCTTAAGTTACAAGAAACATTGGTGGAAAAGGAAAAACCAAATGTAATATGCGATACTCTACCTATAAATTCGGAACCGAACAGTGTTTACTATCAGCAATTTAACACGATTTGCAGTGGTGCCGTTAAAATCGGTGATTTCGTATACGTGGCTACCCAAAGTGGAAAGCAGTCGATTGCACAAATTCATCAAATATGGGAAAGTGGTAGCAAATCATACTTCAAAGGACCCTGGCTCTTGACCCCAAGCGAGATAGTATCGCCATCAAATAAACAATACTATCGTCAAGAACTTTTATTGTCGACCGTTGAGGACATTAGTCCATTAATCGCCATTGTTGGGCGCTGTGCTGTTTTGGAATATATCGATTACATAAGTAGTCGTCCCACTGAGATTCCAGAGTGCGATGTCTACATTTGTGAGTCTGTTTACGACGAACTACGAAAATCATTACGTAAACTCAACACACCTGGCGGTTTACGGAAATTTCAACATAGTCCTGAAGTAACACAGGATgagatatttcattttaaaactcATTTGAAGCCTATCAGAGATGTTAAGGGGGCTGAAGCTCAGGAAAACTTGGCTTTGATGGAAGACTCATTAGATGGTAATCCACCGTCGGTCAGTTCGGATATAGCGGCAATATCGTCGCCAGCTCCTTCGGTATCTTCCACACCGATATCGTCGAAAGTAAAGaataaaacaactaaaaagAGTCTTACTGGTTATATTCTCTATTCAAGTGAAGTGCGTAAAG GAATTAGTCAGAGCAATCCAGATGCTTCGTTCGGTGATATTTCACGTATGGTGGGCACGGAATGGAAGAATTTACCAGCTAGCGTCAAACAGAGTTGGGAGGATCGTGCTTCACGCTTAAATGAGGAGTCAGCTGCCCGCCGGGAAATAGATGAAAGTTTGAATTGTGCAGGTGGTGCGGTAAGCGGTAGCCCAGGACCCAATGATCAGCAGAATGGTCATATATATGAATGTCTATGGGATAAATGTGATTATCAATTTGAAGATGCTGTCGACTGCATGGAACATTGTATTCAAGATGGCACTGGCCACATTCAAAGAACTGCCATGCAAGGCAACGATACTGAATTCACTTGCTTATGGCGCGGATGTATACGCATGAAGAAAAACATGCAGGCGTTTCCGTCATTATTGCGTCTCATCAAGCATGTCCGGGAGGTACATTTAAGCAAGGGCGGTAAAATTCTACTTCCAAATGAACGAAGCAAAAATTTTGTGccgagaaaaaatcaaaaaactacACAAGTTATTCAACTAAATACACAATCACATCAAGTACAACAAGCAGTTATGTCACCTCGAGGAGGCACCGTCAATGGAGTAGAGAATGGTGCGGCTTCGCAGTATCCAATGCAAGGTTTGGGACCACCGCCAGAACCAATGTTTGTAACGGTGCCACCAAGGCCTCAACGCGTTTTGCATTCCGAggcatatattaaatatattgaaaatttgcaaaatacttCGAGTGCTCCACAGAAGCCTACATGGAAGACTGCAGTGAAGATGGCAACACCATCCAATGTTACCACTAAGCCGGGTACTGCATTACCCACCAACTGGTTGGGAAGATATGCTGAGGGAAATACTGAAGATGTTGTTACAGCACTGTGTCATTTACGCAATTTCATGATGGACGATGCACTACAGATTCAGCGTGGTTGCTACTAA